The following are encoded in a window of Streptomyces sp. 11x1 genomic DNA:
- a CDS encoding DUF932 domain-containing protein, whose protein sequence is MTQQFAERATDLAPTGARNAELSDLVSILEDQNRRKLDVIAPAAALRFREGNVHVEGMESLITEDGVTDVDGIYRPTAVADEGISDKLRIPLAYLRRMRAENVPLLDENVNAWLREAPERKFMLRAFRGENGPGMPPAEGVARALLSDSYKLMDNFDMLLAALDGVTQSGHPTRVTGCDLTDRRMYVRIESKAVAIHAPRLLRGYRSPFDGRSGDELPVISAGFVISNSEVGSGAYTITPRAVVQVCRNGLTQSKDVMRAVHLGGKQDEGVVSWSNETERKTLELIKSKTADAVRTFLSREYVEAKVREMEAAAGKTLDEPTKTIEHVTKTLSIGNEAKDKILAHFVRGGQMTAGGVMQAITSTAQTLTDADQAAALEALAVPALTAAAAHG, encoded by the coding sequence ATGACTCAGCAGTTCGCCGAGCGCGCCACGGACCTAGCTCCCACCGGCGCCCGGAACGCCGAACTCTCCGACCTGGTCAGCATCCTGGAGGACCAGAACCGCCGGAAGCTGGACGTGATCGCTCCCGCCGCCGCGCTGCGCTTCCGTGAGGGAAACGTGCACGTCGAGGGTATGGAGTCTCTGATCACCGAGGACGGTGTGACGGACGTCGACGGCATCTACCGGCCCACCGCCGTTGCCGACGAGGGGATCTCTGACAAGCTCCGCATCCCGCTGGCCTACCTGCGCCGGATGCGCGCGGAAAACGTCCCGCTCCTGGACGAGAACGTGAACGCGTGGCTTCGGGAGGCCCCCGAGCGGAAGTTCATGCTCCGCGCGTTCCGGGGCGAGAACGGCCCCGGTATGCCGCCCGCCGAGGGCGTGGCCCGCGCACTGCTGTCCGACAGCTACAAGCTGATGGACAACTTCGACATGCTGCTCGCCGCACTGGACGGAGTGACCCAGTCCGGGCACCCCACGCGCGTCACCGGCTGCGACCTGACAGACCGCCGCATGTACGTGCGGATCGAGTCCAAAGCGGTCGCCATCCACGCCCCCAGGCTGCTGCGCGGCTACCGCTCCCCGTTCGACGGCCGCAGCGGTGACGAACTGCCGGTGATCTCCGCCGGTTTCGTCATCAGCAACAGCGAGGTCGGTTCCGGGGCGTACACCATCACCCCGCGCGCGGTCGTCCAGGTCTGCCGCAACGGCCTGACCCAGTCCAAGGACGTCATGCGCGCCGTTCACCTCGGAGGCAAGCAGGACGAAGGGGTCGTGTCCTGGTCGAACGAGACGGAGCGCAAGACGCTGGAACTGATCAAGTCCAAGACCGCCGACGCGGTGCGCACCTTCCTGTCACGGGAGTACGTCGAGGCCAAGGTGCGCGAGATGGAGGCCGCCGCCGGTAAGACGCTGGACGAGCCGACGAAGACCATCGAGCACGTCACCAAGACGCTCAGCATCGGCAACGAGGCCAAGGACAAGATCCTTGCCCACTTCGTCCGGGGCGGTCAGATGACGGCCGGGGGCGTGATGCAGGCCATCACGTCGACCGCGCAGACCCTCACCGACGCCGACCAGGCCGCCGCCCTGGAAGCGCTCGCGGTTCCCGCCCTCACGGCCGCCGCCGCGCACGGCTGA